A portion of the Psilocybe cubensis strain MGC-MH-2018 chromosome 10, whole genome shotgun sequence genome contains these proteins:
- a CDS encoding 8-oxo-(d)GTP phosphatase, which yields MAAPRHPTTQYLAGSFVLSAGSVLFRRRASTNTLEICILHQLTRDEWLLPKGRKDRGETIEQAAVRETYEETGYVCALWPQRMPTRATVPGVSNVHVVEIAGGLVEPIAVTVRDLGSSNSKIIFWYITVVEEGVEKVEGSQMENENFESVFVDVEDAVERLTFQVDREVVNLAIDIVVGGRIVESTSSGTLNAV from the coding sequence ATGGCAGCCCCGCGCCATCCAACGACGCAATACCTCGCTGGGTCCTTCGTTCTCTCTGCTGGAAGCGTCCTCTTCCGGCGCAGAGCATCCACCAACACGCTTGAGATCTGCATACTGCACCAGCTCACCCGTGACGAGTGGCTCCTCCCCAAAGGCCGTAAAGACCGTGGTGAAACAATAGAGCAAGCCGCCGTGCGCGAGACGTACGAGGAGACGGGGTACGTCTGTGCGTTGTGGCCGCAGCGCATGCCAACGCGCGCGACGGTGCCAGGTGTCAGCAATGTGCATGTGGTCGAGATTGCAGGTGGATTGGTGGAGCCTATTGCTGTGACCGTGCGCGATTTGGGCAGCTCGAATTCGAAAATTATATTTTGGTATATTACGGTTGTTGAGGAGGGTGTGGAAAAGGTGGAGGGATCGCAGATGGAGAATGAGAATTTTGAGTCGGtgtttgtggatgtggaggaTGCGGTGGAGAGACTCACTTTTCAGGTTGATAGGGAAGTTGTGAATCTGGCAATAGACATTGTGGTTGGAGGGAGAATTGTAGAGAGTACGTCTTCTGGGACTTTAAATGCAGTATAG